GAGAAGTAATTGATGTTGAAAACGAGGCCACTTTGCTTAATGGTGTGCTCGCTGATGTTCTTCGTGATATTCCTAGCGATCGGCGCGAGGCCCAGAGATGTCTTTGGCGCATTGTGTCTGCCTTCAACGTTTTGGAAGAACGTCTTGCAGTTGCAGTTGGTACACAAAAACCGAATTGTGAGCGAGTGAAACGGGAAACAAATACGATCTTTGGTGATGACGGTGGCGAATGTGGGTCACCTGCTTCGGTTTTCCGCCCCCCCACCACTCCGTGCACCACCGCAAAACTTGTTGAGTCTTGTGATGATTCATCAATGTTTGATCTAAAGGCCCCCGCCGACCTTTCTTTGTCGCCTCAAAACATTTTCTCGCGGTTAAAGGAGGAGATGATACTGCGGCAGAGGCGATTTGAACGCCAGCTTATTCAACTGCACGACAATGAGGCACGACTGCAGAAACGTATCCATGTACTACAGAACAAAATCTGCCATTTGTATCAGAGGTCTCTGGAACGTGATTTGACGTGGAAGTCCTTGTGCGCTGCAATCTGTGAGGCCGAACGCACTTCACTTCTTGTTGCAGATGCGGAGAGTGAGGAAGCGGTGGAACGGCTGCTGGAACAAAGGAATGCATGCTACATACGTGCAGACGAAGTATCGGCTTCGCTTATGCGGGACCAAGAGGAGCAAGGTGATGCTCTTATTATGCCCGGTGGCCATGAGAACGACTGCCACGATGTGTGTGAAACAATGAAGGTGCTCCTTGAGAGCGTTACGCAGGACAGAGACAAACTGTTAAAGGAACTCGAAGCTCTGCAAGACGTGGGTGAAACTGGGCGCAATCAAAGAACTGAGCACCAGCAACGGTTGTCAAAGGGTGACTTGAGAAAGTCTGTGCGAACGCTTCTGCAGGAGGAGGGTCACTCGAGCAATGGGGAGTGGTTTGCGCAAACAAGCacgttttttccctttgcttcCTCACCTTCAAAACTTGTGCTGAAGAATTCGGTGTCCGCAGCACAACAGGAGGACGGTCGACCCCTTCATGGGGGTCGTTGCCCATTGCCTCCAGGGGAAAACCTTTCTGCGCTGCTCTCATTGCCTGGAGTGATAGGACGGTAAAATTTCCTCAAGCAACTACCTGTTTGCCTTTCTTCAAGTAGAGTTGCTATAAAGACATAGACTTTTTACACTTATGTTGTCCATAGAGTTGGGGAAAACATAGATTTATTTAATGAAAGGGTTAAGTGATCTCATCGATAACCTCTTTGCCAGGGGTAATAGCCCCATTTTTTCGTTCTCTCAACTCTTCcatttcgttttgtttcgCGGAAAACCCTTTTTCCAGAAGAGATTCTgggaagtgtgtgtgtgtgtgtgtgtgtgtgtgtgtgtgtgtgtgcgtgacAACCTGGTCACTGGTCTGCGGCCATAAccgcttttcttttgagaCCCAATGCGCTTCATACGTGTGactatgtatttttttttgtcacgtTTTGAGCGTTTCGGAAGGAGTGCatgtttttttcgttgtgcgCGAGGGCTTCTTAACCGTTTCTGTTTATTAAAGTTTATGCTTGTTTTATCTCTGTCTTATCTCTTAGGTTTTAGTGCATAGCGGTACTTTACACGTACCATGTACACCGTGGCTCCTGCTCCGGGTTGTCTTTCCCGCGAACTGCACGTTTCTGGACGTAATAAAAACATTAAAGACATTGATCTTGgtgctgttttctttacGCATGAGGATAAGGAGACTCTGGCCCTTATTACATCGTTCGACCTTTCACATAACTGCATTGAAAAGTTACTACATCTGGATGCCCTCGTGTCTCTTACAAGTTTGGACGTGAGTCACAACCGCATTAACGTTGTTGGCACACTCCCTATTACCATCACACGGTTAAATCTCTCTAACAACGGGTTGGTAACGCTTGACAACGTTGGGGCACTGCGAAATCTGCGTGAGCTGGATGTGAGCCACAATAGGCTCGATTCCTTTATTGGCCTGCGGTCCATTTCCACGCTCCAGATATTGAGGGCCGACAATAACCGTATTTTTAGTGTGTCGGAGCTGGGCTGCATGACCTCGCTGCATTTTCTCAGTCTTGATCATAACGTGATTAGAAATGTCAACGAGCTTGTCTTTCTTACATCGACCAAGCACCTTGAGATGCTTTCGTTATGTGGTAATCCCGTTTCAAACATGAAGGGATACAAAAAACTTATAATTCAGTTGTGCCCCGGTCTTCTTTCGCTGGATGGATTGCCTCTTGCAAGCGACGCATCGGAGTGTGTCGTTGATGTGCCGGACGACGacgaggaggatgaggaattACTTACTCCTGTCGCACGACTAGGGCCGTGCCCGGCCCCGCACCCGCTGTTGAAGACTAATCGTGCCGTCCATGGTGGAAATGTTCGCGTTAATGGCTTTCTTCTTGTGGAAGGACAAGGAGGTGAGTCGGCTACTGGAAAAGGCGGCCGTGCAGATTCCTCTGTTCGCCGTTCTGTAGTTGCTACCAAGTGCTGTGGAGACAAGCAGTCTGCTGCAACCGAAACAGGAAAGCCCCCGGAAAATGATCTTTCGAGCATCAAGGTTGCTAGTAGTGATACTTCTGTGTCCTCAAAGCAACGGGACTCTCTAAATGTGAGCCCAGAAGGATCAGAACGGCCCCAGCGGGGGATGCAAAAACAGCGGAAGCTGCAGCAACTGCAGACTAGAGGGTCAGGCGTTGAAGCTCCTACCATCTCTAAAACCACTTCTTCATACGCCAGTAAAATTGCATCCAAAGTTTCTCATCATTCAAGCGAGGAAAAAGACGGGAGTTCATCTTTTTCCGGTTCCCAACCTTCGCGAGATACCGAGCGATTACTGCGGGAGACACAGGTGCTTGTAGAGGAACttaggaaagaaaatggataCCTGCGCGCGCGCAACAAGAAGATTGAGGCTCAGCTGAGAGAGGTGCGCAGAGTTGTGACGCACCAGCTTGACGATATAACGGACCTAAGAAAGCGATGTGCTGCTGCCGAGAGCCTTGTGGCTGCGTCCAAAGAGCAAATGGAAAAAGTTAAACGGCACGCGCGTGCCACCggaaaatacacacacagtgCGGTGGATGCTATGGCTCTGGAGCAGGAGCGCCTGCGGGCAGGTTACGAGGCTCAGATTGCGGACCTCAACGTGCAGCTGAGGGACGCGCAGATGCGATTAAAGAAAGCGACAATGTGTCCTATCCAACAATCGAGAAGTGGGAAGGTCCTAGCGTT
This region of Trypanosoma brucei gambiense DAL972 chromosome 10, complete sequence genomic DNA includes:
- a CDS encoding T. brucei spp.-specific protein, with translation MYTVAPAPGCLSRELHVSGRNKNIKDIDLGAVFFTHEDKETLALITSFDLSHNCIEKLLHLDALVSLTSLDVSHNRINVVGTLPITITRLNLSNNGLVTLDNVGALRNLRELDVSHNRLDSFIGLRSISTLQILRADNNRIFSVSELGCMTSLHFLSLDHNVIRNVNELVFLTSTKHLEMLSLCGNPVSNMKGYKKLIIQLCPGLLSLDGLPLASDASECVVDVPDDDEEDEELLTPVARLGPCPAPHPLLKTNRAVHGGNVRVNGFLLVEGQGGESATGKGGRADSSVRRSVVATKCCGDKQSAATETGKPPENDLSSIKVASSDTSVSSKQRDSLNVSPEGSERPQRGMQKQRKLQQLQTRGSGVEAPTISKTTSSYASKIASKVSHHSSEEKDGSSSFSGSQPSRDTERLLRETQVLVEELRKENGYLRARNKKIEAQLREVRRVVTHQLDDITDLRKRCAAAESLVAASKEQMEKVKRHARATGKYTHSAVDAMALEQERLRAGYEAQIADLNVQLRDAQMRLKKATMCPIQQSRSGKVLALNTEDINGACTEIEISLGEGMSSPTREGCELSLVLSPTDTTTSDSERSVTRDFCDDAGVLNGSVSTSGIHKPKSTRDTEESACLE